The following coding sequences are from one Ammoniphilus sp. CFH 90114 window:
- a CDS encoding TetR/AcrR family transcriptional regulator — MTSGRKSIPSLVKDQKLVEKRREQIVEAAVNLFISKGFHKTTTREIARASGFSIGTLYEYIESKEDVLYLVCDSIHSEVEKKMEEAMVESRTGAETLRHAIKGIFHVMDDVDDKVLLIYQEIKSLPSEPMQYVLDREEKITEFFERIILKGISDGSLHIHPEAVKLMAHNIVVFAEMWTFRRWALRKHYTLEQYVDIQTSLLLNEVHAVKN; from the coding sequence TTGACTAGCGGTAGAAAAAGCATTCCATCCTTAGTAAAGGATCAAAAATTAGTAGAAAAACGAAGAGAGCAGATTGTCGAAGCGGCTGTTAATTTATTTATATCTAAAGGTTTTCACAAGACGACTACAAGAGAAATTGCGCGTGCATCCGGTTTTAGTATCGGAACGCTTTATGAATATATTGAATCCAAGGAAGATGTGTTGTATTTGGTTTGTGATTCTATCCACTCGGAAGTGGAAAAGAAAATGGAGGAAGCGATGGTAGAGTCTCGCACAGGCGCCGAAACATTGCGACATGCGATCAAGGGAATTTTTCATGTGATGGATGACGTGGATGACAAGGTGTTGTTGATCTATCAAGAAATTAAATCTCTCCCAAGCGAACCCATGCAATATGTGCTAGATCGAGAAGAAAAAATAACTGAATTTTTCGAACGTATTATATTGAAAGGGATTTCTGACGGCTCCCTTCATATCCATCCGGAAGCTGTAAAATTAATGGCTCACAATATTGTCGTCTTCGCCGAAATGTGGACGTTCCGCAGATGGGCTCTGCGCAAGCACTACACATTGGAGCAATACGTGGACATCCAGACCAGTCTGCTGTTAAACGAGGTTCATGCAGTGAAGAATTAG